In Qipengyuania psychrotolerans, one DNA window encodes the following:
- the ctrA gene encoding response regulator transcription factor CtrA — MRVLLIEDEPTTAKAIELMLTTEGFNVYATDLGEEGLDLGKLYDYDIILLDLNLPDMHGYDVLKKLRVAKVQTPVLILSGIAEMDSKIRSFGFGADDYVTKPFHREELIARIHAVVRRSKGHSQSIIRTGKLAVNLDAKTVEVDGARVHLTGKEYAMLELLSLRKGTTLTKEMFLNHLYGGMDEPELKIIDVFICKLRKKLSHACGGENYIETVWGRGYVLRDPNEEAEAA, encoded by the coding sequence ATGCGTGTACTGCTGATCGAAGACGAGCCGACAACCGCCAAGGCGATCGAGCTCATGCTGACTACCGAAGGCTTCAACGTCTACGCTACGGACTTGGGCGAAGAGGGTTTGGACCTGGGCAAGCTGTATGATTACGACATCATCCTGCTCGACCTCAACCTGCCGGACATGCACGGCTACGATGTGCTCAAGAAGCTGCGCGTCGCCAAGGTGCAGACGCCGGTCCTGATCCTCTCGGGCATTGCCGAAATGGACAGCAAGATTCGCAGCTTCGGCTTCGGCGCAGACGATTACGTCACCAAGCCGTTCCACCGCGAAGAACTGATCGCCCGCATCCACGCTGTTGTGCGCCGCTCGAAGGGCCACAGCCAGTCGATCATTCGCACCGGCAAGCTGGCCGTGAACCTCGACGCCAAGACCGTCGAAGTCGACGGTGCCCGCGTTCACCTGACCGGCAAGGAATACGCCATGCTCGAGCTCCTCAGCTTGCGCAAAGGCACCACGCTGACGAAGGAAATGTTCCTCAACCACCTTTACGGCGGCATGGACGAACCCGAACTCAAGATCATCGACGTCTTCATCTGCAAGCTGCGCAAGAAGCTCAGCCATGCATGCGGCGGCGAGAACTACATCGAAACCGTATGGGGCCGTGGTTACGTGCTGCGCGATCCAAACGA